From the genome of Hymenobacter cellulosilyticus, one region includes:
- a CDS encoding CcmD family protein, producing the protein MKNSLPKLRSALLVLLALLLPVLHAAAQSAADSPEMADTLRQNGKIYVVVAVITVVLAGLLAFLVSLDRKVGRLERELKDQ; encoded by the coding sequence ATGAAAAACAGCTTGCCTAAGCTCCGCTCGGCTTTGCTCGTGCTGCTGGCCCTGTTGCTGCCCGTGCTGCACGCCGCTGCCCAGTCGGCCGCCGACTCGCCCGAAATGGCCGATACCCTGCGCCAGAACGGCAAAATCTACGTGGTGGTAGCCGTTATTACGGTGGTTCTGGCCGGTCTGCTAGCCTTCCTCGTGTCGCTCGACCGTAAGGTGGGCCGTCTGGAGCGGGAACTGAAGGATCAGTAA
- the ccsA gene encoding cytochrome c biogenesis protein CcsA, translating into MLNTFIGDLGHLSVIVAFVAATVAAYSYYMAARNRPLGEADGSWLRIGRTAFLVHSVAVISIIACLFTIIYTHRYEYYYAWSHSSNHLPVYYMISCFWEGQEGSFLLWIFWHVLLGLAIMRFHRKWEAPVMAVFAFVQLFLTSMILGVVVLDMKLGSSPFILLRDFLVDLPVFKTNPNFIPKDGTGLNPLLQNYWMVIHPPTLFLGFALTLVPFAFAIAGLWKGELTKWVKPSLPWALLGGLVLGVGVMMGAYWAYETLNFGGYWNWDPVENAVYIPWLVLVAAIHGMVLWQRSRTALRTSFVLVIASFLLILYATFLTRSGVLGNASVHSFTDLGLSGQLLIYLMAFVVLAIWLLVARWKSIPISEKELTTYNPELWVFVGATVLCLGAFQVLFTTSIPVYNAFLGFLGIKSNLALPADQIAHYTKIQLWMGVLVAFLTGLAQIMWWQKNDKETLTNSLAVPGMITLLSAALVILLVRYNKLQMSPVYIVLLTTGLFGVLANLGVVLTLLRRRVALSGGGIAHIGISLMLLGILASAGYSNIISKNVSGMVYSKEFPEDLNRDNVLLWRNESAPMGGYDISYTGQYYDVPGVPGYVNKELLFRTDDEYKALARADIKAEGKVYYKAGDTVEILPENTYYKVDYKEKESGNTFTLYPGPRSTRKWAACWLPPTSSVSPATTFIPTSAPCPTPARKRTGAR; encoded by the coding sequence ATGCTTAATACCTTCATCGGCGACCTGGGGCACCTGAGTGTTATCGTGGCTTTTGTGGCCGCCACGGTAGCGGCTTACTCCTATTACATGGCGGCCCGCAACCGGCCGCTCGGGGAAGCCGATGGGTCGTGGCTGCGCATTGGCCGCACCGCCTTTTTGGTGCACAGCGTGGCAGTGATTTCCATCATTGCCTGTCTGTTTACCATCATCTACACGCATCGGTACGAGTACTACTACGCCTGGAGCCACTCCAGCAACCACCTACCGGTGTACTATATGATTTCCTGCTTCTGGGAAGGGCAGGAGGGCAGCTTCCTGCTCTGGATTTTCTGGCACGTATTGCTGGGCTTGGCCATTATGCGCTTCCACCGCAAGTGGGAAGCCCCGGTGATGGCCGTCTTTGCCTTCGTGCAGCTCTTCCTCACCTCCATGATTCTGGGCGTGGTGGTGCTGGATATGAAGCTGGGCTCGTCGCCTTTTATCCTGCTGCGTGACTTCCTGGTGGATCTGCCGGTGTTTAAGACCAACCCCAACTTTATTCCCAAGGATGGTACTGGCCTGAACCCGCTGCTGCAAAACTACTGGATGGTAATTCACCCGCCCACGCTGTTTCTGGGCTTCGCCCTGACGCTGGTGCCGTTTGCGTTTGCCATTGCCGGCCTCTGGAAAGGGGAACTGACGAAGTGGGTTAAGCCTTCCTTGCCCTGGGCCTTGCTTGGCGGCTTGGTACTGGGCGTGGGCGTAATGATGGGTGCTTACTGGGCCTACGAGACACTGAACTTTGGGGGCTACTGGAACTGGGACCCGGTTGAAAATGCCGTCTACATTCCCTGGCTGGTGCTGGTGGCCGCTATTCACGGCATGGTGCTGTGGCAGCGCAGCCGCACGGCCCTGCGCACTTCTTTCGTGCTGGTCATTGCTTCCTTCCTGCTTATTCTCTACGCCACCTTCCTGACCCGCAGCGGCGTGCTAGGCAATGCCTCCGTGCACTCCTTCACCGACCTGGGCCTCTCGGGTCAGCTGCTAATCTACCTGATGGCGTTTGTGGTGCTGGCTATTTGGCTGCTGGTAGCGCGCTGGAAATCAATTCCAATATCGGAGAAAGAGCTGACCACCTATAACCCCGAACTGTGGGTATTCGTGGGTGCTACGGTGCTCTGCCTAGGTGCTTTCCAGGTGTTGTTCACGACCAGCATTCCGGTATATAATGCCTTCCTGGGCTTCCTGGGCATCAAATCGAACCTGGCCCTGCCCGCCGACCAGATTGCGCACTACACCAAAATCCAGCTGTGGATGGGCGTGCTGGTGGCTTTCCTGACCGGCTTGGCGCAGATCATGTGGTGGCAGAAAAATGACAAGGAGACGCTTACCAACTCCCTGGCCGTGCCCGGCATGATTACGCTGCTCAGCGCGGCGCTGGTCATCCTGCTGGTGCGTTACAACAAGCTGCAGATGAGCCCGGTCTACATCGTGCTTCTCACCACGGGCCTGTTTGGCGTGTTGGCTAACCTGGGCGTGGTACTCACCCTGCTGCGCCGCCGGGTGGCCCTGTCGGGTGGCGGTATTGCTCACATCGGTATTTCGCTGATGCTGCTGGGTATTCTGGCCTCAGCCGGCTACTCCAACATCATTTCCAAGAACGTGTCGGGCATGGTGTATTCCAAGGAGTTTCCCGAAGACCTGAACCGTGACAACGTGCTGCTGTGGCGCAACGAGTCGGCCCCGATGGGCGGCTACGACATCAGCTACACCGGCCAGTACTACGATGTGCCCGGCGTGCCCGGCTATGTCAACAAGGAGCTGCTTTTCCGTACCGACGACGAGTACAAGGCCCTGGCCCGCGCCGACATCAAAGCCGAAGGCAAGGTGTACTATAAAGCCGGCGACACGGTAGAAATCCTGCCCGAAAACACCTATTATAAGGTGGATTACAAGGAAAAGGAGTCGGGCAATACCTTCACGCTGTATCCCGGGCCCAGGTCAACGAGGAAATGGGCGGCCTGTTGGCTTCCCCCGACATCAAGCGTTTCGCCAGCCACGACATTTATTCCCACATCAGCTCCGTGCCCGACCCCAGCAAGGAAAAGGACTGGAGCGAGGTAA
- a CDS encoding T9SS type A sorting domain-containing protein translates to MTNWYKTGGAAQHWRKLALAALLAGGSAAAQAQGLDYAASAAQNLAGTYTDLGTTGTAITMANNDDANSAVIPIGFSFTFNRTVFTDFTVNTNGFIKMGTTAPSAANITNYIAAPDLNIIAPLGGIDLAGALNQTTSPTEFRVATTGVAGSRVCTIQWENLADKTAQFATIQFQAKLYEGTNRIEFVYGTWTAGTAAPLGVGFLVGLKGSSSQFTDRLFAQKASSATAWTTTVFATESGGLIPSHFARNTFLPDAGRTYRFTQVACAPAAGVYITPTATTAQVVFSGPSNGAGYSLIYGPTGFNPATGGTTVAATASPANLTGLSPATSYQVYIRTNCSATEQSPLAGPFALTTLCSPVAVTTFPYTENFDGVASGTLPCGIVVANTNADSVSWKNRRTVPGGAGPIVVAASGVNGLTYYYNEDGATPGNDWFYTPPLLLRTGNRYQLSFKYRNSGSNYTEKLEVKYGTSASPAGQTATLWKDEAIAAPAFLTAGATSTIPVVPIVPTATGNYYIGFHVYSDADKFFLAIDDLQVTATAITGTSAALDYAINVFPNPSAGFFNVEIKGANAKGAMQVEVLNSLGQIVHSASVRDNQLNKLDLSNLAGGMYVLKVKSGNDFSVRNISIQK, encoded by the coding sequence ATGACAAACTGGTACAAAACGGGTGGTGCAGCACAACACTGGCGGAAGCTGGCTCTGGCCGCACTGCTGGCCGGCGGATCCGCTGCGGCCCAAGCCCAAGGGCTGGACTATGCAGCCTCAGCTGCGCAAAACCTGGCCGGCACTTATACCGACCTGGGCACGACCGGCACTGCAATTACGATGGCTAATAATGATGACGCCAACTCGGCAGTCATTCCAATCGGCTTCTCGTTTACCTTTAACCGGACGGTTTTCACGGATTTCACCGTGAACACCAACGGCTTCATCAAGATGGGCACCACCGCTCCATCGGCTGCTAACATCACGAACTACATTGCCGCTCCTGACCTGAACATTATTGCTCCCCTGGGCGGTATTGACCTGGCTGGTGCGCTGAACCAGACGACTTCGCCTACCGAATTCCGGGTAGCCACCACGGGGGTCGCCGGCAGCCGGGTTTGCACGATTCAGTGGGAAAACCTGGCCGATAAAACGGCGCAGTTTGCCACCATTCAGTTCCAGGCTAAGCTCTACGAAGGCACAAACCGCATCGAGTTTGTATACGGCACCTGGACGGCCGGCACGGCTGCTCCACTTGGTGTAGGCTTCCTGGTAGGCCTGAAAGGCTCCAGCTCCCAATTCACGGACCGTCTGTTTGCCCAGAAGGCTTCCAGCGCCACGGCCTGGACGACGACCGTTTTCGCTACGGAGTCGGGCGGACTTATTCCTTCGCACTTTGCCCGCAACACCTTCTTGCCTGATGCGGGCCGTACGTACCGCTTCACCCAGGTGGCTTGCGCCCCTGCCGCTGGCGTGTACATTACTCCCACTGCTACTACAGCTCAGGTTGTGTTCAGCGGCCCCAGCAATGGCGCTGGTTACTCGCTGATCTACGGTCCTACGGGCTTCAACCCGGCCACGGGCGGCACGACGGTAGCCGCTACGGCTTCGCCTGCTAACCTGACGGGCCTCTCCCCAGCTACGAGCTACCAGGTATATATCCGTACCAACTGCAGCGCTACCGAGCAAAGCCCACTGGCAGGTCCTTTTGCCCTCACCACGCTTTGCTCGCCGGTAGCAGTTACTACCTTCCCCTACACCGAGAACTTCGACGGCGTAGCTAGCGGTACCCTGCCCTGCGGTATTGTAGTAGCTAACACCAACGCTGACTCGGTATCGTGGAAAAACCGCCGCACCGTACCCGGTGGCGCGGGCCCAATCGTAGTGGCTGCCTCGGGCGTTAACGGCCTGACCTACTACTACAATGAGGATGGCGCTACCCCCGGCAACGACTGGTTCTACACGCCCCCACTGTTGCTGCGCACCGGCAACCGCTACCAGCTCTCGTTTAAGTACCGCAACAGCGGCTCTAACTACACCGAGAAACTGGAAGTAAAGTATGGCACCTCGGCCAGCCCCGCCGGCCAGACCGCCACGCTGTGGAAAGACGAGGCCATTGCTGCCCCGGCCTTCCTGACGGCTGGTGCTACGAGCACGATTCCCGTAGTGCCTATCGTACCTACGGCTACCGGCAACTACTACATCGGCTTCCACGTGTACAGCGATGCTGACAAGTTCTTCCTGGCTATCGACGACCTGCAGGTGACGGCTACGGCTATCACGGGTACTTCGGCTGCTCTGGACTACGCCATCAATGTATTCCCGAACCCTTCGGCTGGCTTCTTCAACGTAGAAATCAAAGGCGCTAACGCCAAAGGTGCTATGCAGGTAGAAGTACTGAATTCGCTGGGCCAGATCGTGCACTCGGCTTCGGTACGCGACAATCAGCTCAACAAGCTGGACCTGTCGAACCTGGCTGGTGGCATGTACGTGCTGAAAGTGAAGTCGGGTAACGACTTCTCGGTTCGGAACATCTCGATCCAGAAGTAA
- a CDS encoding Rossmann-like and DUF2520 domain-containing protein, giving the protein MRSRWSRSRVLAEAAFPAGALVVHTAGALPLDVFAPYANLRGGVLYPLQTFSPGRVIDWTTVPICVEAGTPADQQLVEQVARSLSNVVEVVATPQRQVIHVGAVFACNFTNHLLGIGHALLQEAGLPFALLEPLIQETVQKALAQPPFTVQTGPAVRHDTATLDRHRALLLEHPQWQQIYNQLTASIQAT; this is encoded by the coding sequence GTGCGTTCCCGATGGAGCCGTAGCCGGGTGCTGGCGGAAGCTGCTTTTCCGGCCGGCGCCTTGGTCGTACACACCGCCGGTGCCCTGCCGCTGGATGTATTTGCGCCGTACGCCAACCTGCGCGGCGGCGTGCTTTACCCGTTGCAAACCTTCAGCCCTGGCCGTGTTATCGACTGGACAACCGTACCCATCTGCGTGGAGGCCGGCACGCCCGCTGATCAGCAGCTGGTGGAGCAGGTGGCCCGCAGCCTGAGCAACGTGGTGGAAGTAGTGGCTACGCCCCAGCGGCAGGTTATTCACGTAGGAGCTGTTTTTGCCTGCAACTTTACCAATCACCTGCTGGGTATCGGGCATGCCCTGCTGCAGGAGGCGGGCCTGCCGTTTGCCCTGCTCGAGCCCCTGATTCAGGAAACCGTACAGAAAGCGCTGGCTCAGCCTCCCTTTACGGTGCAGACCGGCCCGGCAGTACGCCACGATACGGCCACGCTCGACCGGCATCGGGCCCTGCTCCTGGAGCATCCGCAGTGGCAGCAGATTTATAACCAGCTAACAGCCAGTATACAAGCTACGTAA
- a CDS encoding 2Fe-2S iron-sulfur cluster-binding protein, with amino-acid sequence MKVVNITFQFQDGQPDQTHVAAEGESVLDVALNNGIQLQHNCGGVCGCSTCHVYVLKGENDLPEISDKEEDFIDRAVNPRINSRLGCQCVMQGNEDVVILIPRQEFLGH; translated from the coding sequence GTGAAAGTCGTCAATATTACCTTCCAGTTTCAAGACGGCCAGCCCGACCAGACGCACGTAGCAGCGGAAGGCGAATCGGTGCTGGACGTAGCGTTGAACAATGGAATTCAGCTGCAGCATAACTGCGGCGGCGTTTGTGGCTGCTCTACCTGCCACGTGTACGTGCTCAAGGGCGAGAATGACCTGCCCGAAATCAGTGACAAAGAAGAAGATTTCATTGACCGCGCCGTCAACCCGCGCATCAACTCCCGCCTGGGCTGCCAGTGCGTGATGCAGGGCAACGAGGACGTGGTAATCCTGATACCGCGCCAGGAATTCCTGGGTCACTAA
- the iscX gene encoding Fe-S cluster assembly protein IscX — MAHFELPIHWNDHEDIAMALYEKFGNSFDEAKIYRIRFTDLLDWVLSLPNFVGTREQATEGHLEQIQAKWVYEWRDNQN; from the coding sequence ATGGCCCATTTTGAGCTGCCTATCCACTGGAATGACCACGAGGACATCGCTATGGCCTTGTACGAAAAGTTCGGGAACTCTTTTGACGAAGCAAAAATCTACCGCATCCGCTTTACTGATCTGCTGGACTGGGTCCTGAGCCTGCCCAACTTCGTAGGTACCCGCGAGCAGGCCACCGAAGGCCACTTGGAGCAGATTCAGGCCAAGTGGGTATACGAGTGGCGCGACAATCAAAACTAA